GCAGTTGGACAACAGGTACTTAGAAGCCTTCAACCAGGGCAGCAGGTTATAAAAGTAGTACATGAAGAACTGATCAATCTTTTAGGCAAATCAGCTTGCGGTATAAATATGGCAAAAGGGCAGCCTACGGTTATAATGGTAGTTGGCCTTCAGGGAGGGGGAAAAACAACAACAGTTGCTAAACTTGCAAAATATTTCACAAAACAGAATTATCAGTGCCTTCTGGCAGCAGCAGATATATACAGGCCTGCTGCAGTGAAACAGCTGGAAGTTCTCGGCAGCCAATTGAATATACCTGTTTTTTCAGGGCATAATGATCCTGTAAAGATTGCAACTGATTCTGTTAAGCTTGGTTCCAGAGACAACAAGGATATTGTTATTATTGATACAGCAGGCAGGCTTCATATTGACCAGACTCTAATGACAGAGCTGGTGGATATGAAAAAGGCTACAGGGGCACATGAAGTTCTACTGGTAGCAGATGCTATGACAGGCCAGGATGCAGTGAATATAGCAAGAGAATATCAGGATATTCTGGGAATAGATGGCATAATTCTTACGAAAATGGATGGAGATGCTAGAGGCGGCGCAGCAATATCTATATGTGCTATTACAGGTAAGCCTGTTAAATTTATTGGAAATGGCGAAAAACTCGATAATTTAGAATTATTTTATCCGGATAGAATGGCATCCAGAATACTGGGAATGGGGGATATTCTTAGCTTAATTGATAAGGCAGAATTCAAAGATAAAGCTGAACAGGAAAAAGCGCTTGAGAAGAAAATGAGAAAAGAAACCTTAACTTTAGAGGATTTTCTTGATCAGCTTAAGAAGATGAGAAAGCTTGGATCGATGCAGGAAATTTTACAAATGCTTCCTATGCAGGGTCAATTTAAAAATTTAAAGATTGATGAGGGGACTATAAAGAAACAGGAAGCAATTATTAATTCAATGACCAAGGAAGAGAGAAGAAGCATAGAGATAATTAACGGACAAAGACGAAAACGTATAGCTCGAGGCAGTGGAACAAATATTCAGGATGTTAACCTGCTTATTAAGAATTTTATTGCATCAAGACGAATGATTAAAGAATTAATAAAACGGGGAGGGTCTCTTGGCAAAAGAGGGCTGTTCCCCGGAATGATTTAAAAAACCATAAAAAGATATGATATGAAAAATTCAAAAATGATTAAAACTGTCCTAGCGTTTTTCCTGCTGAGTTTTCTTCTCACGGGCTGTGCTTCAACACGCTTTGCAACAACATTAAAGCCAGAGCATGGGATGGATAAGTTTGCGGTCTCAGATAATGTAAAGTTTTGTCTTGTTCAGCTTAATGCGGACCAAGACAAAAAATCAAATATGTATGTTGATGTCAAAGGAATAAAAATAACGGACATGAAACAACATGTCTCTGGTCTTTATCCTGATTTGTTGGGCAACGATTTTGGCGATATCCCCGTTTACGTTGATGTGAACAGTAAATGTTCCAACAGTGACTGGGGCGCGATGCTTACAGGGTTTACCATGGGTGTAATCCCGTTTCCGTCAGGGAGTGAAATTGAATGTAAAGTACGCACCCGGGTGACTGGCGAAGGTGAATGGGTAATTGATAAAACCGTTTCGTTTACTCGGACAGATAAGTTGTGGCTGACGCTTACAAGCCCATTGGGTCTCTTGCCTATCCCCGGAAGGTCAGATTTACCAAGGGTCTGCTTTCTTTTTGACTTAACTGGTAAGAAATCTATGGCGCGTTCAAAAAAACTGACCATGGACTCTTTAACCGAAGCTGTTGTCCGGAGCATAAGGCAGGCAGATCCTGACAAATTAAAGGCAGTGTCTGCATACCGCAAGTCAAGGATTCGGCAGGTCAGTATCAATGGGCAGTCTGTTTGGTCATTTCTGGGCTTTGGTTGCTCTTCTAAGGAACTTAAATCCAATGATATGGCCGCATTTTCCATTTATCGCGAGTATCCAACCTGGGATGCGAAACCTGTTGAGCAAGTGATTGTAGCGCGGCTGAAGGATGACATATGGCAGCCAGTAAATGGTTATCTGCGCAGTGTAAAAGAGTTGACGGCTGCTATGGTGGTTCTTGAGAATGGAAGACCTTCGAAGGCGGTTGTTAAGAAGATTGCCCACCCGCCTCTTGAGGACTTTATTGAATTACCCAACACCTATACAGCGAATGATCTGCGCTGGAACAACGGGATTCTTATAGAAGTCAAAAACAACACCCTGCCGTTGCTGATACGGGAAAAGAGCCGGGGAGATTTAACCAAATTTATAACACGGATTGAAAAGGCAATGCTGGTCTTGAACGAACGGGCGCAAATGGCTGACAACAAGGTGCAGCAGATAGTAGTGAATAAAGGTGACCCGAAGAACGTAAGCGAGTTCTCGGTGCTATATAATCAGCGCATTGCGATATTTGGGGCAATTCTTTCTGCCTTGAAACGATCTGGAGCAAGAGGCGAATAAACTAACTGGCAGATTAAACGAGGAATGACGATTAAAAAAGGTGTTTTGGCTTTTGTCTTGTGTTTTGCCATCGGTCTGCTGCAAGCTAACATGGCATTTGGTATAGACTGGGAACAGTGGCGAATACAAGACAATTCGTTGGGCTCATTTCCAGTCGGCGTAAAACAACCGGCTCCAGACCCCCGAAAGATTGAGGCTTTTAAACTGAATGAGAAGGGAAACCAAGCATACAAGGCGGGAAATTGGAAAGAGGCAATTGATTATTACAAAAAGGCCCTGATAAACTCCCCCAATGACGGGGTCATCAGGCAAAATTTGACGAACGCCCAAAACGCCCTCGCAGAAGAGAAAAAAAGGCTTGCAACATGGCAGCAACTAGAGAAAAAAAATAAAAAGAAAAGAGAAATGGAAAATAATCAATTGCAGATGCTTTTGTGCGCGAGCAATTTTCCAAAGGATGCCGTTGACGCGGCGGAAAAGGGCAATTATGAAGATGCAAGAGGTCTGAGTGCGCAGGCGCTGTTAGGTCAGGTAAGAGATACTAAGTACGGGTTTCTTGATGTGGTTGATCTGCCGGAGCCAGTCGGGTTTGACGAAGTCTGGAGGGAGAAAGAGAAACAGCTCATTGCGCTCAGGAAATCAAACCCGTATATTCCTGATAAATATAAGTCGCTAAAGCCGTCTTTTGTCCCACGCTTGTCTGACAAGAAGGTTAATGAATTAGAAAAAGAAACAGAATCTGCGGCTAATTCTTCAGCGCGGTTACATGATTATTTCAAGAAGTTAAAATTAGAAGAATATTATGTAGAATATAGAAAATGTAGAGACGAAATATCAGCAAAATATGGTGAGTCATTTGGTAAGGAACTAGATAAAGGATTTTGGAATGGTGTTAAAAAACTGGGTTCAGGAAGCATTACTATTAGTAGAGCGTTAGAGTTCCGCGAGATTTTTTCTAACATTGTAGGGGACTGTCTTACTAACGCGACCACTAAGATGGACGAAGCGATGAAAGAGTTGAAAGGGAAAAACTGAATTTTCACTTTGGCATATATTGTGTTATAAATATAATGAATTGGAAAAAGAGTTCATAGTGGGTTTAAAAACCAAAAACGATAAAAGGAGATTAAAATGCCAGTTACAATTAGACTAAGAAGATTGGGAGCAAAGAAGAAACCTTATTATAGGATAGTCGTTGTCGATTCCAGGGTCTCTACCAGAGGAAAGATTTTGGAGCAGTTAGGACATTATGGACCAGTAGATAATCCCAAAAAGGTAGATATTGACATCGAAAAGGTCAATATGTGGGTAAAGAAAGGGGCGCAGCTTTCTGATACAGTAAGGGGTATATTAAGTGGAGTTAAAAAATCCCAGAAGCAAGAAAAAGTTGTGAATAAACCTGTTGCAGAAGTGGAAGGTAAAGATAAAGGAAAAGGAAAAGGAAAAGAAGAAAGCAAGGAGAAGGCAACAAAAGATAAGGCCACACGCAAGACAACACCCGGTACCAAAGTAGCACAGGTTAAGAAGGGGAGTGGTAAGGGCAAGCAAATACAGAAAAAAAGCAAAAAGAAAATTAGCAGAGCGCACTAATGATAATACATGTTCTCACAATATTCCCAGATATGTTTAAATTTCCTCTGCATCAGAGTATACTAGGAAAAGCACAGGAAAGAGGGTATGTGGATATAAATATACACAATCTTCGAGATTTTGCTGATGGGATGAGAAGAACTACGGATGATACTCCATATGGTGGCGGCTGTGGCATGGTTATGAAACCTGAGCCAGTATACAAAGCAGTGGATCATATAAAGGAAGAATTCAAGATTGAAACCGAGAACACCTCTGTTATTCTTACCTGTCCACAAGGGGAAAGATTCAATCAGGATATGGCAAGGGAGTTAAAAGAGAAACATACCCTAATATTTATATGCGGAAGATATGAAGGCGTTGATGAACGAATTCGCAATTTAGTTAATAGGGAAATTTCAATAGGTGATTATGTGCTAACAGGGGGTGAATTACCAGCAATGGTTATTATTGATACTATTGCTAGATTAATACCAGGGGTGCTTGGCAATCAGGATTCTATAAAAACTGACTCTTTCTCTGGTCCTTTTTTAGGGTATCCTCAATATACGAGGCCACCGGTATTCAGAGGGCTCAGGGTTCCGAAAGTTCTACTTAGCGGCAACCATAATCAAATAGAATTATGGAGAAAGAAGAAATCTTTGGAAAGAACATTATTAAGAAGACCGGATATTTTGAAAAATTAAAATAACTTTTCTGGAGGAGATGATATGTCTAATAGAGGAAGTGTTCTGGATGGAATAAGTAAGTCGCAAAGAAAAGACAGTATCCCTGATTTTCGTATAGGAGATACAGTAAAAGTTCATGTAAAGATCGTAGAAGAGATAGCGGCTAAAAAAGGGAAGATGGGGCAGAAGAAAGAAAAGGCAGAGAGAAAAGAGCGTGTTCAAGTATTTCAGGGCATTGTGATTAGAAGAAAGGGAGGCGGCATCAGCGAGACCTTTACGGTAAGAAAAGTCAGCTATGGCGAGGGAGTGGAAAGAATATTCCCTCTACATTCTCCAAATATTACAAAGATCGAAGTCACAAGACAAGGCGCTGTCAGAAGGGCAAAACTATATTACTTACGTGAAAGAGTTGGAAAAGCAGCTAAGGTTAAGGAAAAGAAAAAACAGACTAAAAAAGTCTAAATGCATGTTTTTTTATGAAAACAAGTTATATGCACAGGGCAAAAACTTAATTGCGGGGCTGGATGAGGCCGGCAGAGGTCCTCTTGCAGGACCAGTTGTTGCAGGTGCAGTAATCCTTCCTAAATGTTGTAATATCCAGGGCTTAAACGATTCTAAAAAGCTCAGTCCCCAAAAAAGAGATAATTTATTTAATCAAATATATGATGTAGCGCTAAGTGTTGGTATTGGAATTGCAGATACAGAAGAAGTAGATAAAATCAATATATTGGCTGCCACACACCGCGCTATGAATAGAGCAATTGATAACTTAGATATCTCTCCGGGATGTATACTGGTTGACGGATTAAGAGTACCAAGTTTGAAAAAGCCGCAGATAGCAATTGTTAAAGGTGATTCAAAAAGCGCGTCTATAGCTGCAGCGTCTATTATTGCGAAAGTCACAAGAGACAGAATAATGATAGATTACGCAAAACAATATCCTCAGTATGGCTTTGAAAAACATAAGGGGTATGCTACACAGTTTCATCTTGAAGCAATAGCAAGGTTTGGCATATCTTCTATTCACAGAAGGTCGTTTTCTCCTGTTCTGGAAAAGGAGAATAAGCAAAGGGGAAAAATATCTTTAGGAGAATATGGAGAAGACTTTACATGTAGATTCCTCAAGACAAAGAGATATAAAATAATTGAAAGAAATTATAGGTCTCTATGGGGGGAAATAGATATTATTGCAAAGGATAAGGATACTTTGGTATTTATTGAGGTTAAAACTCGTTCGTCAGACAGATTTGGCCCGCCAGAAAGTTCAGTTACTCGCACTAAGCAGAATAGAATTCGTCGTATTGCAGAGGCATACATTAAAACAAGTAAGTATCGGAATCTCTGCTTTCGTTTTGATGTTGT
This is a stretch of genomic DNA from bacterium. It encodes these proteins:
- the ffh gene encoding signal recognition particle protein; translation: MLEIISEKFQNIFRNLRKPGRLTDDNIKAALREVQLVLLEADVNYKVVKEFIGNISEKAVGQQVLRSLQPGQQVIKVVHEELINLLGKSACGINMAKGQPTVIMVVGLQGGGKTTTVAKLAKYFTKQNYQCLLAAADIYRPAAVKQLEVLGSQLNIPVFSGHNDPVKIATDSVKLGSRDNKDIVIIDTAGRLHIDQTLMTELVDMKKATGAHEVLLVADAMTGQDAVNIAREYQDILGIDGIILTKMDGDARGGAAISICAITGKPVKFIGNGEKLDNLELFYPDRMASRILGMGDILSLIDKAEFKDKAEQEKALEKKMRKETLTLEDFLDQLKKMRKLGSMQEILQMLPMQGQFKNLKIDEGTIKKQEAIINSMTKEERRSIEIINGQRRKRIARGSGTNIQDVNLLIKNFIASRRMIKELIKRGGSLGKRGLFPGMI
- a CDS encoding ribonuclease HII is translated as MKELEKQLRLRKRKNRLKKSKCMFFYENKLYAQGKNLIAGLDEAGRGPLAGPVVAGAVILPKCCNIQGLNDSKKLSPQKRDNLFNQIYDVALSVGIGIADTEEVDKINILAATHRAMNRAIDNLDISPGCILVDGLRVPSLKKPQIAIVKGDSKSASIAAASIIAKVTRDRIMIDYAKQYPQYGFEKHKGYATQFHLEAIARFGISSIHRRSFSPVLEKENKQRGKISLGEYGEDFTCRFLKTKRYKIIERNYRSLWGEIDIIAKDKDTLVFIEVKTRSSDRFGPPESSVTRTKQNRIRRIAEAYIKTSKYRNLCFRFDVVSILFDSKKNMVDFKLIQNAF
- a CDS encoding tetratricopeptide repeat protein translates to MTIKKGVLAFVLCFAIGLLQANMAFGIDWEQWRIQDNSLGSFPVGVKQPAPDPRKIEAFKLNEKGNQAYKAGNWKEAIDYYKKALINSPNDGVIRQNLTNAQNALAEEKKRLATWQQLEKKNKKKREMENNQLQMLLCASNFPKDAVDAAEKGNYEDARGLSAQALLGQVRDTKYGFLDVVDLPEPVGFDEVWREKEKQLIALRKSNPYIPDKYKSLKPSFVPRLSDKKVNELEKETESAANSSARLHDYFKKLKLEEYYVEYRKCRDEISAKYGESFGKELDKGFWNGVKKLGSGSITISRALEFREIFSNIVGDCLTNATTKMDEAMKELKGKN
- the rplS gene encoding 50S ribosomal protein L19, encoding MSNRGSVLDGISKSQRKDSIPDFRIGDTVKVHVKIVEEIAAKKGKMGQKKEKAERKERVQVFQGIVIRRKGGGISETFTVRKVSYGEGVERIFPLHSPNITKIEVTRQGAVRRAKLYYLRERVGKAAKVKEKKKQTKKV
- the trmD gene encoding tRNA (guanosine(37)-N1)-methyltransferase TrmD; this encodes MIIHVLTIFPDMFKFPLHQSILGKAQERGYVDINIHNLRDFADGMRRTTDDTPYGGGCGMVMKPEPVYKAVDHIKEEFKIETENTSVILTCPQGERFNQDMARELKEKHTLIFICGRYEGVDERIRNLVNREISIGDYVLTGGELPAMVIIDTIARLIPGVLGNQDSIKTDSFSGPFLGYPQYTRPPVFRGLRVPKVLLSGNHNQIELWRKKKSLERTLLRRPDILKN